From Paenibacillus polymyxa, the proteins below share one genomic window:
- a CDS encoding YheC/YheD family protein, translated as MSIKKTTIQIIGSGILQDDVLMVGESLLRKWKISAGHPVQLAFGSFRQEVTVISVPRYSGLRVGSVLARKMGLHASHDSCNLRVTYSRGRRTLRVGPLISVLVSRDYPEQPDKPFGSITLFCRELVGECRRQGAYVYFFTPEHIGSQPGRVQGWVYDGGWKKTVMPAGDVVNNRLTSRKLENRTSVQHFMKEVKSQYGTAFFNEKFLDKNEVFDALKSNSSLRKYLPESHLLQTFAVFKKMCTQYPSVFLKPVRGSLGKGIMRINKQTDGTFSVLSTTAGTPRKQTYANVDKLYKSLAGKMKSTRFQLQQGLTLIDHGKRPVDFRALVQKNASGTWTVTSIVARIAGGSHFVSNLARGGTLSTVKEALAKTTLPATVKSNGLTSLKTAALDIASGVEKAIPAHFAEFGIDLAIDSTGRIWLLEVNSKPSKNDNTPLNDQKTRPSVKKMIEYCCYSAGFK; from the coding sequence ATGTCCATCAAAAAAACAACGATTCAAATCATCGGATCGGGCATCTTGCAGGATGACGTACTCATGGTCGGCGAGTCCCTGCTTCGCAAATGGAAAATATCCGCAGGCCACCCCGTTCAGCTCGCCTTCGGTTCGTTCCGCCAAGAGGTTACCGTCATATCGGTACCCCGATACAGCGGTCTACGCGTGGGAAGCGTACTGGCCCGAAAAATGGGGCTTCATGCCAGTCATGACAGTTGTAATCTGCGAGTAACCTACAGCCGAGGCCGCCGGACACTTCGAGTGGGCCCACTTATTAGCGTGCTGGTTAGTCGGGACTATCCCGAACAACCCGACAAGCCTTTCGGGTCGATCACCCTGTTCTGCCGTGAACTAGTCGGGGAATGCCGCAGACAAGGAGCATATGTGTATTTCTTCACCCCGGAGCATATCGGAAGTCAGCCCGGGCGAGTTCAGGGATGGGTGTATGACGGAGGCTGGAAAAAGACGGTCATGCCTGCCGGCGATGTCGTCAATAACCGGCTTACCTCCCGTAAACTCGAGAACAGAACTAGCGTACAGCATTTCATGAAAGAAGTAAAATCGCAGTACGGCACGGCCTTTTTTAATGAAAAGTTTTTGGATAAGAATGAAGTGTTTGATGCACTCAAATCGAATTCTTCCCTACGCAAGTATTTACCCGAGTCCCACTTGCTGCAAACCTTTGCCGTTTTCAAAAAAATGTGCACCCAGTATCCCTCTGTTTTTCTCAAACCCGTGCGCGGAAGCCTTGGTAAAGGCATTATGCGCATTAACAAGCAAACCGATGGTACCTTTTCTGTGCTATCCACAACAGCGGGCACACCCCGAAAGCAAACGTACGCCAACGTCGATAAACTGTACAAAAGCTTAGCGGGAAAAATGAAATCGACACGCTTTCAGCTGCAACAGGGCCTTACCTTGATTGATCACGGTAAACGTCCGGTCGATTTTCGCGCGCTTGTACAAAAAAATGCGTCTGGAACCTGGACCGTAACATCCATTGTCGCTCGGATCGCCGGAGGCAGCCACTTTGTATCCAATCTGGCAAGAGGCGGTACGCTCAGTACAGTCAAGGAAGCACTGGCCAAAACCACGCTGCCCGCAACTGTTAAATCGAATGGTCTTACCTCTCTCAAAACAGCAGCACTGGATATCGCAAGCGGAGTAGAAAAGGCAATTCCCGCCCATTTCGCGGAATTTGGTATTGATTTGGCGATTGACAGCACGGGGCGTATCTGGTTGCTGGAGGTCAATTCCAAACCATCAAAAAATGACAATACGCCGTTAAATGATCAGAAAACCCGCCCGTCCGTAAAAAAAATGATTGAATACTGCTGTTATTCAGCCGGATTCAAATGA
- a CDS encoding YheC/YheD family protein has protein sequence MSLVMPGMLGVLVSRKQDATPPITEADFCRRLSLLGKRSGISVMAFTAEGVSPEDHSIRGYVYRAGVWTFGRFPLPDIVYNRCLHIHESQNVKRTLGDIAEQKSRKLIYWSRNLPGKWQVYRALHTVDKVRPFVPPTAPYRDTTQLVEWLQRHSELFMKPQSGTHGKGTLYLRLAEGGQGLYVQGRNSQNRPFRRLFTELDAGLSWIDGIAHKRAYIVQPYLKLTSQSNHPFDVRALMQKDGNGCWRLTGFAVREGRKGTLTSNLHGGGEAHPAEPYLREQFGVDSTRLIIGQMIELSLTIAGALEERYGRLGELGIDYGIDRSGNIWLLEVNSRPGRASFFQTRQPECAFRSVNRPLEYARYLMTHSKATGPKGAGASLEHTV, from the coding sequence GTGTCTCTTGTTATGCCAGGCATGCTGGGCGTGCTTGTTAGCCGAAAGCAGGACGCTACTCCCCCTATTACCGAAGCCGATTTCTGTCGCAGGCTAAGCTTGTTGGGCAAGCGCTCTGGTATTAGCGTAATGGCGTTTACCGCCGAAGGAGTTTCACCTGAAGATCATTCCATACGGGGTTATGTTTATCGTGCTGGAGTATGGACATTTGGCCGCTTTCCCTTGCCGGATATTGTTTATAACCGCTGTCTCCATATCCATGAGAGCCAGAATGTCAAGCGCACACTGGGAGACATAGCGGAGCAAAAGTCGCGCAAGCTTATCTACTGGTCGCGTAACTTACCTGGCAAATGGCAGGTGTATCGCGCTCTGCATACGGTAGATAAAGTACGGCCCTTTGTACCGCCTACGGCCCCATACCGGGATACGACCCAGCTTGTGGAGTGGCTGCAACGCCATTCGGAGCTATTTATGAAACCACAGTCCGGAACACATGGCAAGGGCACGCTGTATCTCCGGCTGGCGGAAGGAGGTCAGGGACTGTACGTACAAGGCAGGAACTCCCAAAACCGCCCGTTCCGTCGCTTGTTTACTGAATTGGATGCAGGATTGTCATGGATTGACGGTATTGCACACAAACGCGCCTATATCGTGCAGCCTTATTTGAAATTAACAAGCCAAAGCAATCATCCCTTTGATGTTCGCGCACTCATGCAAAAGGACGGCAACGGCTGTTGGCGCCTGACGGGCTTTGCCGTGAGGGAAGGCAGAAAAGGAACTCTAACTTCCAATCTACACGGTGGGGGCGAAGCCCATCCGGCAGAGCCTTACCTTCGTGAACAATTTGGTGTGGACAGCACACGTCTCATCATCGGACAGATGATAGAGCTGTCCTTGACCATTGCCGGGGCGTTGGAGGAACGCTATGGCCGCCTTGGCGAGTTGGGAATTGATTATGGTATTGACCGGAGCGGGAATATCTGGCTGTTGGAGGTTAATTCCCGCCCTGGCCGGGCCTCCTTTTTTCAGACTCGTCAGCCAGAGTGCGCTTTTCGGTCGGTCAACCGCCCGCTCGAATATGCTCGATATTTAATGACCCATTCCAAAGCGACAGGGCCAAAGGGCGCGGGCGCCTCCCTTGAACATACGGTATAG
- a CDS encoding YheC/YheD family protein gives MSLTHCNVHFSQQPDKVAYISTALLKSLKLSGAKSIRLRLGKDQIPATVKPIQKAGRHLYLTSGLRNAIRVPKSGSIYLRNLDGDVQLGPLIGVLSDATNSTTRPFGSRTGFIKQLLKEGSKKSYIFAFTPRDINWQNDTINGYFLSSSGEFTRKLVPLPDVIYNRLPSRRSDFSPAINQLRERFSRKRIPFFNWSFFNKSDIYHLLENNPEVNRYVPESYMNPSSERIRGMLERHQFAYYKPSSGSLGKGIYRLSYVPKQGYYVRYRKKNSNVLLRFTTFNSMLRMLHSNKGQTLKGYVIQQGIQLIEIDNCPIDFRFHMHKDGNNQWVVVGIGAKKAGRGSVTTHIKNGGSLMTPEQALGRVFGDRAGEVLQRAKNVAVTLAEAIEYHHQHLLGEIGFDLGIDQDEKVWMFEANSKPGRSIFQHPSLRAEGKASVEHILDHCLYLSKFRRKEEL, from the coding sequence ATGAGTTTAACGCATTGCAATGTGCATTTCTCACAGCAGCCCGACAAGGTGGCGTATATATCCACTGCCTTGTTGAAAAGCCTTAAGTTATCTGGAGCCAAGTCCATTCGTCTGCGACTTGGCAAGGATCAGATTCCCGCAACAGTAAAACCCATTCAGAAGGCGGGACGTCATCTATACTTGACCTCCGGCTTGCGCAACGCAATCCGTGTTCCCAAAAGCGGGTCTATTTATTTGCGGAATCTGGACGGAGATGTTCAGCTTGGACCGTTGATTGGAGTATTGTCTGATGCTACTAACTCCACCACCCGCCCTTTCGGATCACGCACAGGCTTTATTAAGCAACTTTTGAAGGAAGGCAGCAAAAAATCTTATATTTTTGCCTTCACCCCACGGGATATCAACTGGCAAAATGATACGATTAACGGCTATTTTCTGTCATCCAGCGGGGAGTTTACACGTAAACTCGTACCTCTGCCGGACGTAATTTATAATCGTTTGCCGAGCCGCCGCTCAGATTTTTCCCCAGCGATTAATCAACTACGCGAACGCTTTTCCCGCAAACGAATTCCTTTCTTTAACTGGAGCTTTTTCAATAAATCCGATATCTATCATCTGCTGGAAAATAATCCAGAGGTTAACCGTTATGTCCCTGAATCCTATATGAATCCCAGCTCTGAACGTATCCGAGGTATGCTGGAGCGGCATCAATTTGCTTATTATAAGCCAAGTAGCGGCAGTCTGGGCAAAGGAATCTATCGTCTGTCCTATGTCCCCAAACAAGGATACTATGTGAGGTATCGGAAGAAAAATAGCAATGTACTGCTGCGGTTTACCACTTTTAACTCCATGCTGCGGATGCTTCACTCCAATAAGGGACAGACGCTAAAAGGCTACGTCATTCAGCAGGGCATTCAACTAATCGAAATTGATAATTGCCCGATTGATTTCCGGTTTCATATGCACAAAGACGGCAATAACCAATGGGTCGTCGTTGGCATTGGAGCCAAAAAAGCCGGACGTGGCAGTGTCACGACTCATATCAAAAACGGCGGTTCCCTGATGACACCCGAGCAAGCGCTCGGTCGGGTATTCGGAGACCGAGCGGGTGAAGTGCTTCAACGTGCCAAGAATGTAGCAGTTACGCTAGCAGAAGCCATTGAATATCACCACCAGCATCTACTGGGTGAAATCGGATTCGACCTGGGCATTGATCAGGATGAAAAGGTATGGATGTTTGAAGCCAATTCTAAGCCAGGTCGATCCATTTTTCAGCATCCATCGTTGCGTGCGGAGGGTAAAGCATCCGTGGAGCATATTTTGGACCACTGTCTTTACCTCAGTAAATTCCGCAGAAAAGAGGAACTATGA